The nucleotide sequence GAAAAGTGATTGCACATTTGTCGACTCTCGATCCCAGGCCATAGACATAAGAATATTAACTTAAATATAACCATTAACAATGATTACCTTTAGTAATTGTGTAGCTTATatcaattatatatttttcttcgCACATGAGGAAATGACTGATAGAGTGGCTCAGACAATTGCACCACtagtagagggaggggagtcacagaCTCTATCATTGAGGcgataaataatatttattatgatgttgttagTAGAAGAATAAAGAACTTCATCCTCTACGACCTTGGCTCACAGGCCAAAGTGGCATTTCATCATTTAAGGATGTCTAATGGGCGTCCTAATTCTTCTTTTACTAAGATAGAATCACTTAGAGATGAAAATCAAGATCTAAAGATTCGACTGACGAAAGTGGAGTTGAGGATAGCTAAAAGGGATGCAAGAAATGATGTTGTCTTGGCCGAGATACGAGCAATTATTGTTTAATTTATCCAATTACAGTATGATTTTGAGTCACATGAGACTCAAGACCTACGAGACCCTattgaataatatttttataaggtatactacaacttagattttttttatcacttataaaacatataaaatatatttagtCAATTTTAATGTTATAATATGCTAACTGTATTACATTTTTCAACACAATTCATCGGCGTATATATCACCATCAGTCGAtatctaaaatattatttaaataccTTTTTTACCTATAAACTTAGTTTGCTTTCAATTCGTCAGCatttgttcttttgttttttttaccaaTAAATATGCTAATGTATTTTCTCATTATCAATTTTTGAATCAATTTGCCTCGCATGATTGTAATACTAACCTATCATATTTTCTCACTTTTTTTTAAGCTACTCTTGCCCGAGGATATTTTTAGTTAGACCATCTCACTGCAACTTTGTCGCTATTTGGCTCTAGCGACAGAATATCAACAGGCATTTGATAGTCGGAACCGATTGAGTCGAAGACatggtttaaaattaataatgagaATAAATGTCGACGAATTGATTCAAAAATtagagagaaaaaattagattctTTTGTTAACTTTCCTGTCACATATTTAAAAATTAGATTAGtattagtatttaaaaaaaagaCAGAAAATACATTAGAATCGTGTGAGGCAAAttgattcaaaattaataatgagaataaatattattatattttgtttaaaaattagaTTCTTTTTTAACTTTCCTTTCACATACAAATGATTTTTTTATCTGATATTAACACAGATAGTAAAATATAATGATATACTAATTAAATATGTGTACAAGTTGTACCTGTTAGTGTCTTAACACCTTAGTTTAGTCTTATACGAAGAGTTGTGAGCTAATGAAGAAGCAGGACTGTCTCAAGATTTCTTAAGGCCCTaggtaaaaaagaaaaatttaggcCATTAATATTAATTGTTGCTCACTATTTTATTTCTTACTGCTGATACTACATTGTATGATCAATAGTATTTTATAAACTATCCCAGCAttggaaataaaaaattataagattcaatatctgttgtttataaatatggatttattttttttttaacttttaattctaaaaataaatctaagcCAACAAAATCAAATGGCGCATATATGTTAAATgttttcaagatttaaatattttattttttaaaaaatcatcatcaaataattttaacttttttacgttatataaaatattaaaattatttccatATATTTTACTAAACAAAATTATCATTTTACCTAAACACTAGGTAAATAATCGCTCAGGCGGCTTTCTTATTTGGTTCTCCATGATTTATCCTTTACACGGAACATTTGGTGCttgtaattctcttttatctaaAGTAAATATTAATATTTCTAGTATACCAAATAACAATCAATAAGTATTAAAATTTGCTATAGAACACTCTAAATTAAATACTAggattaataaaaaaatctaGAGTTTTCAATTAGCAAACTTCTATCATCATTAGAAAActgaaaaaaaattgatatttaaaaGGATTAGCATTCTACTCTGCGTCATATTCATATTTTTCTATcgaggaataaaaaaaaaatagaaaaaaaaaatattatcgagAAAAAGAACATCCTCTAACTTTGAGGGTATTATGAAGAAACATATAAAATCGCTGAAGAGAAAGGAAAAGGTCACTGAGCATTGACAAAGACAAAAACAAAACAGAATAAAAAAGTTATGAAATCACTGATCATTAGGATTTTTTGAGAgagattgaaaataaaaaaaaaaagctaattAGGTCCTATAAAATAAGTCATATAATTAAATGTGTTATGTTTACTGATTGTAAAATAGGATGAAAGAAGaaattaacaataataaaaaataaataaatacactAATTAAGAAATAAAGGATAAGTGGAAGGTGACCGTATAAATTGGAAGCGGAGTTGGCAcatatgaattaattgagaattgGACAATGAATGACCGACCAAAATGTAAGAATGTCATTTATTGACGGGACACGCGTGCCCATCCAAATACGATGCATAATTGATAGCTCAAATGTTAAAAATATTGGGCTCCAATTTTATTGGGGCCTTAGGCAAGGCATAGGCCTATGCCTAAGGTCAGGCCTGTAAAGAAGATCTACAACTTCATGCGTATTTCTATTGAGACGATTGGCAATGGTTCATCAAGCGTATTTTTAGAATATCGTATCTTCTGgtccaaaaaaaaaatagattagggGATATTGAAAGATAAATAGGTTGAGTAATCTCAACACAAAATTTATGCATtctatttaatttttaagaaattataaacGGGATAGATAAAATTACGGAAGCGTACCAGAATCTATAGTATGCAATTGATTTTGGGCAAGATTTTCAATTTACAGATCTTCCTTAGTATCTATAGAGTTTTGTCGATgaagaaacaaaacaaaagtGTCATCTGCAAATTGGGATTATAACCCTTATTTATAGAAACAAAAGTTTGTCTATTTCTAATTTGGCccctcaacaaattagaaattacaCATGGTATCCATattaatttattcataacaattaaacccttaagtcatatttcttaattataaatttgatcacattaaatcatgacttatttaattgatgacattagacatttataattacaattatggTCCCAAAATTCTAACATGGTCCACTTCTAATTATGGTCAGATCGTAATTACGATCCGGTCGTAATTAGTTACGATCCCTTCATGGGTTCATCGTCTCCATCAGGTTAAAGTTTGAGTCAGAGTGGGCGGCCGGAGGTCGCTCCCTACTCAGCGTCCGGCAACCTAGACACTTGCACACTTCCAGCGGTCTCCGGCCGTCCGCTTCAACTTAAACTATAATCTGGTGGGGACGATGAACTTATGAAGGGATCGTAACTAATTACAACTGGATCGCAATTACGATCCAGCCGTAATTAGAAGTAGATCATCCCCTAATCTATTTTTCATAGACCAGGAGATCTTCTCTCTATTTCTAGAACCTCTATTTCTAGAACCTCGCTATACGGAGAGTTCGAGCCATGTGAACGATATAAACTtatagggtgcgtttggttgggagttatccttgataaccctggttatctatccaaggttatcaacaaaaatcctgtttaatttaggtaatcgatgattcccgagtaatgttccatgtccgACACGTCACCAAAAGGGCATGCAACCAGGAATCGGAAAACCTtggaaaactgaggtttttcttgattctggggttatcgaattttttttacccaaaataccctcggataaaagaaaaatgtgaaaaaaaataatatgtaaagaacaaaaatgaaaaatataaacaataaaataaaatgtaattttttttaaaaaaaataaaaaatcattaaaaaataaaaaatggtaaaaaaaaaattttaaaaaaaaatttaaaaaaaacgttaaaaaatttaaaaatatgcaaatatatatatatatatataaaccattaaaaaaattttaaaaaaatagaaaacccatgaaaaaaattaaaaaaatgcaaaaaaacattaaaaaataaaaaatacaaaaaacattaaaaaatacaaaaaaacattaaaaattttaaaaatacaaaaaaacataaaaaaaatacaaaaatcattaaaaaaaatacaaaaaaaatattaaaaatttaaaaaatacaaaaaaacataaaaaaaaataataaaatatacaaaaaacattaaaatatacaaaaaaaacattaaaaataaaaaaaatacaaaaaaacataaaaaaatacaaaaaacattataaaattaaaaaaatacaaaaaaacataaaaacatttttaaaaaaatagaaaaaacgtaaaaaaaattaaaaagtaaaaaatatttaaaaaatttaaaaatagaaaaatgtaaaaaaccctaaaaaattttaaaaaaattaaaaaaactttaaaaaattaaaaaaaataaaaatttaaaacattaaaaaacaaaataaaaaaataaatatatataaaaataaaaaaaacaatgaaaatataataaaatataatagagtttaaataattattattattatgtatagttggttttgtaactaagggtaatatagtaaaatactaaactaggttattttttaaatcttcaaacaaacatatttttgttgcattacctaaattgaaccaaacaacatttggttatgttttattctccattaccttggttatgtgattacctgataatcacataaccaagattatacatgataacttgatcCAAACGCACCCATAGAGTTATTCATTTAAAGTCAAAAAAACAAAATAGGCGATggtccacactaacatgacattTCTTGTTGGTCTTTATGAAAGATATCGAAGGGAGCAAACTTCGAAAGGGATGGAGACCACTGCCCCATATCTTCGTCGAAGTGGACATAACAATTTAGACATCCCAACCTCCTCCTTTCTCTGTAAACCACAAAGAATACAACACACAAGTCCCTATCATGCCAACTACAAGGCTGTGTCTGAAATCAATGCCCCTGTGGACCATATGGGGACTTCGTCTGTCATCGTTCGGTATGAAATCTTTCGAGAAAGCATGCATTTATCGACCGAGAATGATGCTTCGGAAAGCAACCAGTGACCTAACCAGAGGCAAAAGAAATTATTGGTTGATCTCCATTAGGCACCTTAACACTACTGCAGGCGAAACCGCTGATGCCTCATCAGTAATCCAAGTGATGTTCATTGAGACGGGGAAATGTAAGGGCCAAACCATGATAGCCCGGTTGATGGATCGAGCTTCGCCACCAAGACATATTAGCATACAAATTGTGTTCTGGTTTCACAAGTTTCAGTATCAGAATTCTGTCTTTTGGTCAGTTTTGTGCTGAACATGGTGCCTGAGCTTAAATGTGAGAAAGAAATGCTCTCCTTTTACTTGTAATAGAGTTTAGGCAGTCAATTCTTTGTTTTGATATGAGAATTTATTCTTGGATTTTATCTTATTCGGTGAGCTTGTAAAAGGATAGAGGGATTAACAGAGatgttttatatataaaatataagtaAGATGGTTGAAATAAATAAGAGTGTCATGATATTCTATGTAATCGTCaagtacctctaaaatttaaagaaaaattatacaaaatgaTGAATAAACTTGCTACATTATATGAAACTGAACATTGGGTTATGACTCGAACACACGAAAGAAGATAAGAGTTGCAAAGATGAAGATATTAAAGTAAATATATTAACATACGGGGATGAATCAGATAAGAAATGCTCCAAATAGATGAtgtaaaattatgacaaatatgcacatcatgaggaagagaaaaatcttgattagaaaattatatttttggtcCTGTAACTTACATTTTTTTTCCAATTTCAATCCTGTTACAATTCAATTTACGTTCTTAGTCTaataacttgtaatatttttcaatttcaatttttttctctaaaataatatttttcatcGAAAAATATCCAGTTGATGGTCGGAATgcttaattgtaaaaaaaaaatcacatgggtcataaaaaatcaaaatccccatATTCAATTTATAACTCAGTATTCTAACCGTCAACTCAACATTTTCCAGTGGAAAATTTCAATTTTGGAGAAAAGagactaaaattaaaaaatattacaaattacTGGACTAAGAATGTAAATTGACTCagactaaaattgaaaaaaatacagGACCGAAAATGTAATTTTATAAAACTAGAAGCAAATTAATATGAAAAAGTACCTCTTCCTCACTTCTAGTCAAGTACATCACAAATGTGGTACTTTAAATATTTGGACCACATCATGGAAGTCTTAAGATCATACAGCTTTAGACCATTTTTTGATGAATCTATCAGAATAAATGATAAAGTAAACATTTTGGCTGAAGACAAAGTTGCATTTTTATGCTGAAATCTGGCTGTTCATGGCTCAGCTTTCATTTCAGCAGCCGAAAGTTCTCTTGTGAATTCTTCTTCCTACCACAATGGAACCTCTGAGATTGTCCCATGCCAATCTGAACAACACTCTGGAGATCATCCTCCCAGAAATCGCCTACCTGAAAACCGGGAGTTGTTTGTCGCCTTAGTTTGTAAACACACAGTCAATGAAGTCGAGATGAATTATACCTGAGACGAAGCATTTCCATATCCATTGATGTGAGGTTGGTGGTGGGAATTCAAATTTTGATGCAATGATGGATAAACTGAACTTGGTACATGGCCACAAATTTGAATCATCTGAAATGTTTGCCGCCAAAAGTTTTAAGACCAATCAATCTTTGAACAAGGTTTAAGACAATCAATCTTACATCTTCCGGTTGGAGGTTCATCAAGTCGTTGAAATCTATATCTGGACTTACGGTGGCCAGCTTCATCGAAAGGAACTACGACAACAATGAATGCAAATTAGATACAAGAACAGGTCTGAATTTACATATGAACTGGCTTTCTACCTCGACTTGGCGCTGCAATGACTGGACATAGTTTATGATCTCATCTAGCATTCCGGCTTTGCCAGTCACCTAGAACGAAAAATGCAATTCGAACACATCACTAAATCATAAGGAACACTTATGTATCAAGATAAGTATTGAATTACTTTGTTGCAGCCCGGTACAAGATCTTGTAGCAACTTCATTCTTTGGCTGATCTTCTCTCTTCGCACCTGAACACAATTGACATTAAATcgacattttttttctttctgaaaTCAACAGTTGGATTCAGAAGAAGGATTCATCACACACTCTTTCAGCTAGGCTATGGCTGTCAGTTGCTTGGCCTCTTCTAGCTCTGACATGGATGTAATCCTTTGGAGGTTCAAAGGGCTCGACATTGCCTTCCTTTCCCTGCTTCTGTTCATCATTCCGGGAGCCATCACTTTGCGAAGCAATCTCCGCATTGTTCTCGATATGACGATGTCGCTTTGCGGTGCAATCTTCTTCGTCTGGCACCTGAAATTCAAATCTTTGAGTTCATCTTTTGACCAGGTTACACATGGTGATCTAAATGAGAAAATTGAAGCAGTGACCGATTTCGGCGAGGTGATATCattttctttcctcttccttaaGCTTGCTTCTCCACTGGCACATATTGGGTCAGACATGGAGGTCTCTTCTCTGCAAATCCCCAATTCGCCATTTTTCACCTCTGATTTCACTCCATTCAACCATGGAGCTTGAATACTGCTCTCCAAATGCTCAGCTTGGAACCCGTCACCCATCGGAGGTTGACTACATGTTGAAATTAACTCAAAATGGCTGCCGCCCAAGCCATAGTTCTCACCTTCGAGCCTGAAACCCCTAGCTGCTCTCTGCAACACTAACCCAGGCTTACCGGAGGCAGCAAAATTGGCCGACTGCGACGACATCATGCAGCCCAGCGCCGGTCCAAAATGGCCGCCGGGATCCACCGGCCACGAGCTCATCTCTTCCAGGTCAGGAACACCGAAAGATCCTTCCTTTATCAAAGCTGAGCCCTAGAAACCAGAAAGCTAGTGCGCTCAGTTGGTAAAGCAGGGATCTTTGAGACTGCAACACGTCGAAAACCCAGAAACGTGGGAACTTTTTTccagaagagagagagagagagaaggtggAAAGCAGGGTTGAACAGAGAAGGGAAGGTAAGGGAAGATGAAACCAAACTACTTGTTGTTGCAGGTGTTGTCTTCTGGCACTGAAGGTGGCAGTTTGTGCAACGCAGAAGGGAAGGTAAGGGAAGATGAAACTGAACTACCTGTTGGCGTTGTCTTCGCATCAGAATGAGGCAACAGGAGAGTGCATGGCCTCATGAATGTGAGAgagaagatgatgatgacgaaGACGAATaggaagatgaagatgatgatggaTGGGCGAAAGGGGAGGAAATGGATTTTAGCTTGCCGGGATGAAGGGAAGGAAGGTCCCCATCAAGGAAAGGGAAAgggcaaaaggaaaagaaaaaggctTCGTAGTTAATTAGGTAGATGTGAACAATGCCCACAGGCTCGTGACACTGTGAGCATAATTCGGACATGATTATTGGCTATGTGATTTTTTTTCCCCCTTATATTAGTGgtgataaaattttttaattttaagagataAAATATTGAAATTAGTCTTCCTAATTTTAAGGGATAAATCATTAGAATTAATCTTAGTCTTATGATGTATATAAAGGGTCCTAGAGATGTGTATTCATTCAATTCATTTTCCATCTTCTAAGAAAATATTCTATCAGTTGTCTTCTTCCTCGCTCTATTCTTTTTTTACATATTAGTGTGTGTCTTGGGTGTGCTATTCATCGATTCTAAGTCAACATCTGGTATCAGAGTCTTGGCAGTATAGAACACCCAAGGATCCACGATTCCACAAAAATGTATAGCATCCCACAAGTTGCTACGAAGGAGATCGGCGGAGTGTCATTTCCCTATCCGATACTAAGCTCTCACAATTATACTGTATGGGCAATAAAGACAGAGGTGATTCTTGATGCCCAGGGAGTCTGGGAGGCGGTGGAGCCAGTGGAAGGAGCCCAGGTGGATACAAAGAAGGATAAAAAGGCACGTGCATACATCTTGCAGTGTGTCCCCGAAGACATACTTCTCCAGATCGCAAAAAAGAAAACGGCGAAGGAAGTCTGGGACAGCCTCAAGACGAGGTACCTTGGAAGTGATCGAGTGAAGAAGGCACGCGTACAAACGTTGAAGAACGAGTTTGACGCCCTCCGGATGAAGGAGACCGACACGATTGATGAATTTGCAGGCAAACTCAATGCTATGAGCAGCAAGTTCTCCGCTCTTGGTGCCACGCTTGAAGATTCATCTTTGGTAAAGAAGTTACTCGATTCTGTCCCTGATAAGTTCTTCCCTATTGTTGCCGGTATTGAGCAGTTTCACGACCTTGAGACGATACCATTTGAGGAGATTATTGGGCGACTAAAGGCGTACGAGGAACGAACATTACGATTATGCGGCAACACCAACGGCACTAAAGGAGAGCTCCTACTTACTCATGCCGAATGGCAAATGCGACAGAAGGGGAGCAACGTGGACACTTCGTCAGGAGGAAAGGGGCGTGGGTCCAGCAGCCCTAGTCGTGGGAAATGGCGTGGACGTGGGCGAGGGCGCAGTCGTGGTCGTGGTACGCAATGCCAAGACAGTGCAGGAAGGACTAGCGGCAACAACAGTGGCACTCAAGACAAGAGACATATAAAGTGTTTCAATTGCGAGAAAATTGGACATTATGCATCCGAATGCTACAACAAGCGGCATGATgatgaggctcacctcacttgTGCCACCGATAAAGAGCCAGCACTGATGATGACCGTGTCCCACGAGGAGTCTGACACTAGGCGTGAGTGGCAGGATACCATTCTGCTCAGTGAAGATAGGTTGCCACCGAAGATGTACCGCGGCGTTAAGAAAGGAGATAAAGACGTCTGGTACCTTGACAACGGTGCCAGCAACCACATGACTGGCCATCGtgagaagtttcaagaactagatgaaaccatcaccgggagggtgaggtttggcgatggatcaaccattgaatcatgggcaaggggacggttgtgttcgaatgcaagaacggcgatcggaaggctctccacgaggtatactacattccgaaactttgtagtaatatcataagtgtcagtcaattgacAGAAACTGGGAACGAGGTGCACATGGAAAGAGATAccatgaaggtgattgataggagcgggaagCTCTTGATGCTGGTAAAGCGAACACAAAATCGCTTGTACAAGATAACCTTGAAGACATTCAAGCAAGTCTGTCTCCTAGCAAGCCTAGAAGACCCAACCTGGTTATGACATACAAGGCTCGAACATGTCAATTTCCATAACTTGAAGCTGTTAAGGGAGAAGAAATTGGCGGTTGATGTGCCTCTATTGCCCCAGCCGAACAAGTTTTGCGAGGTGTGTGTGATCGCCAAGCATGCAAGGTCGTCATTCCCGTGCCAAGCAAACTTTAGAGCGGAGAATCCGTTGGAACTTATCCATGTTGATATTTATGGGTTAATCTCACCATGTACACTAGCTGTTAACAAGTATTTCCTTCTGATTGTTGATGATTTTAAAAGGTGGATGTGGGTGTTTATATTGACAGCAAAGAATGATGCATTCCGAGCATTCAAGAAGTTCAAATTATTGACGAAGACCAAGACTGaatacaagatcaaaacactccgAACAGACCAAGGCTGCGAGTTTCTATCCACGGAGTTCACTCAGTTCTGTGAAAATGAAGGAATCGAGCGACATCTCACGGCTCCCtacacaccccaacaaaatggtgttgtGGAGTGTCATAATCGCACCGTGATGACCATGGCAAGATCTCTCCTCAAGGGTACACATATGCCGGCAAGGTTCTGGGGTGAGGCGGTTAGGCATGCTGTCTATATGTTAAACCATCTCCCAACTAAGGCACTAGGAGAGTGCACGCCATTTGAAGCTTAGATGGGGAGAAAGTCACATCTCGCCCACTTGAGAGTGTTCGGTTGTGTTGCATATGTGAAAAATACAACCCCTCACCTCAAGAAATTTGATGACAGAAGCTCACCCATGGTATACTTGGGTGTCGAGGAAGGCTGCAAAGTTCATCATCTATTTGATCCAAGGCATGACAAGCTACAAGTAAGTAGAGACGTGATGTTTCGAAAAAATTGTGAATAGACATGGAATGCAAGTGCCAATAATGAAGAAAGGGTACCAGagtttatggtggtggatgcatTCGGCACCGACGAGGTGATTGTTGCAGCAAACATTGAGGTCGCAGCGGAAGATGTCACAACACCGGCAGTAGTCGTGGCAAGAGCATCAAGTCCATCTACACCATCATCGAACACCAATACAACTTCCTCGCCTTCGATAACAAACTCACCCGAGTCTTATGAAGGACCGGGCCGTTTTAGGTCCATTGCTGATATCTACGCCAACATTGAGGAAGCGGTTGGTATTGATGAAGAAGAGGGTGAGGTGATGATGGGGATATCTGAAGAGTCGACATGTTATCAAGAAGCTACAACCGAGGCTTGCTGGCACGAAGCAATGGAGAAAGAGCTGAAATCTATTGAGATGAACAATACCTAGAACCTAACTGAGCTCCCATTAGACCACAGGCCTATTAGCCTAAAGTCGGTGTTCAAATTGAAGAAAGATTCAAATGGGAAAGTCGTTATGCACAAAGCAAGATTAGTGGCTAAAGGCTATGTACAAAGACAAGCATTGACTTTGAAGAAGTGTTTGCGTCTGTCATTAGACTTGACACTATTCAAGTCATTCTTGCGCTTGCGGCAAATCAAAGCTGGGAGGTACACCATCTAGACGTGAAGTCAGCATAAcggagagttagaagaagaaatatatatCACTCAACCAGAAGGGTTTGAAGTATAAAATCAGAAACATAAGGTATACAGGTTGTCCAAGACCCTCTATGGACTGCGGCAAGCTCCACGTGCTTGGAACATGCGTTTGAACAGGAGTCTGGAAGAGCTTGGCTTCAAAAAATGTTCTCAAGAACATGCAGTATATACAAGAGGTGAAGGAGAAGAAAGgatacttgttggagtgtatgtcGACGATCTCATTGTGACAGGAAGTAGCATAGAAAAAATCAACGAGTTCAAACAATAAATGATGACAGAATTTGAGATGAGTGATTTGGGTCTTCTCTCCTACTACTTAGGGATTGAAGTGGAGCAACAGAAGAGCCGAATTTTACTTAGGCAATCAGCTTATGCTAAGAAAATTCTATCTCAGTTCAAGATGACAGACTGCAATTCCACAAAGCATCCAATGGAACCCAAGACACAGCTGCATAAAGACTTGGAAGGGACTCCAGTTGACGCCACGGAGTATCTGCGCATC is from Zingiber officinale cultivar Zhangliang chromosome 7B, Zo_v1.1, whole genome shotgun sequence and encodes:
- the LOC122006044 gene encoding transcription factor bHLH49-like isoform X2 → MSSWPVDPGGHFGPALGCMMSSQSANFAASGKPGLVLQRAARGFRLEGENYGLGGSHFELISTCSQPPMGDGFQAEHLESSIQAPWLNGVKSEVKNGELGICREETSMSDPICASGEASLRKRKENDITSPKSVPDEEDCTAKRHRHIENNAEIASQSDGSRNDEQKQGKEGNVEPFEPPKDYIHVRARRGQATDSHSLAERVRREKISQRMKLLQDLVPGCNKVTGKAGMLDEIINYVQSLQRQVEFLSMKLATVSPDIDFNDLMNLQPEDMIQICGHVPSSVYPSLHQNLNSHHQPHINGYGNASSQVGDFWEDDLQSVVQIGMGQSQRFHCGRKKNSQENFRLLK
- the LOC122006044 gene encoding transcription factor bHLH77-like isoform X1; translated protein: MRRQRQQGSALIKEGSFGVPDLEEMSSWPVDPGGHFGPALGCMMSSQSANFAASGKPGLVLQRAARGFRLEGENYGLGGSHFELISTCSQPPMGDGFQAEHLESSIQAPWLNGVKSEVKNGELGICREETSMSDPICASGEASLRKRKENDITSPKSVPDEEDCTAKRHRHIENNAEIASQSDGSRNDEQKQGKEGNVEPFEPPKDYIHVRARRGQATDSHSLAERVRREKISQRMKLLQDLVPGCNKVTGKAGMLDEIINYVQSLQRQVEFLSMKLATVSPDIDFNDLMNLQPEDMIQICGHVPSSVYPSLHQNLNSHHQPHINGYGNASSQVGDFWEDDLQSVVQIGMGQSQRFHCGRKKNSQENFRLLK